The genomic DNA AGGAAGTCAAAAAGAACAGTAATCACATCGTGGCACTGAGCACTGCGGTTCCTGAACGCTAGATGCTAATTTTCCAGTGTGGTCGCATGATTATACAGGATCACAGTGTAAGCAGAATCACAGGTTGTCACTAGTTATCTTCTCCTCCCCGCTTTGCCCTCCGTGAGCCCTGACATTAGTGTATAAAAGGACTCTAATGTAGTCCAAGTCGCAGTGCTTGTAATGTGTTTAGTTTGGCTTTCACTGACAATTTTCTAAACCGCACAGTGTTGATAGTAATCATGTTGGACAGCGAGCCAAACCTGCACTGGAACATATACATTATATGTCTGTACATGTGCAGACCAGACTGATTCAGTATTCGTGCTAAAGAAAGCATTCAGCTGTAAAGCGTGTTCATGTCATCATGGCCTGCATACGGAGTTGTAAATGCTTCTGAGACAGTTAAAGaatactgatattttttttaaaaagtgctttttGTGATCTAATTGAAGTAATAGTTTATGTAttcatacaaagaacacatttgTACAAAAATCGAAGCCAGCTGTTTCTCCttgtttccagtgttttgttaagctaagctaactgactGCCTGCTCCAGCTTCATACTGAACAGAAACCAAACTACTTcatttccaaaatgtcacctgttcctgtaaaagaaaaaattaggGCCACATTACCTTATTTGTTTAACAAATTCTTGAAACAATACCACTGAAAAGACTTCTCTGCACAggctgttttatttcacttattCTCGACATAATAACTGCCGTTGGGAATATTTTATGTgtaacttaattttttttattcactagCTCTTAATAACATCAATGTGCAGTGAATGCGCCATATTGCTGCCATAGagacaacaaaactaaaaacagtGTAAGCAGATAAAAGtgggtggattttttttggtgcgTGACCTTTACAATGTGAAAATGGATGAGCATTCTATGAGATGTGACATGTAAGGAGGGGGTTGGGTAAACAAGGTTTAGGCTCATCTCCAAATTCCTTTCGACAAAAAGCCTGAAGCGAAGTACGTAGATAAAGCTATACGTTTGGCAAATTCAAGCCGTAAGCTggctttttccttcttttcctaAATGAATCAGTAATCATAACAGCTTCACAAAGACAGTGGGTCCCCTGAGTCCGAACACAGTCACAACAATGGCACCTTGAGCTTGAACTTGCAGTGAACCTGTTGAAACAATCCGTCCTGGACCCTTAAGGAAAATGAAGTGGAGAAGGCGAGGCGGGAGGAAGCTGTGAGCTTTGTTGCTTCAAATCAACTTCCAGGCACGTCTGGAATCCCCTCAGCCAAGAATCTGCCATTTTCACATAGAGGGTAGCACATGGCCTGCAGTCAAATAGTGAGTGCTCAGCCATCTATGGTCAGTGTGGAGCTAGTTGTATGAATGCCCTTTAAGTTTTTTAATAGCATGTTGCCTCTGAAATGCGTTCAGAGATAGCGGAAATGTCATTACTTATTCTGTTATGTATTGAATGGAAGTCTGTGAAAAGCCATCTGATGTTATTTTTCTTgcaaagtaaaaatattttggttgtttttgcttGAGTGAATATATAAAAGGATAAACCCACCTGCCCTAATTTCAGTGTCTTCCACCCACAGGCGGAATGTTTGAATATGTGTCTGGGGCCAACTTCTTAGGAGAGATAACAGAGTGGGCCGGCTTCGCTCTGGCTGGCCACTCTGTTCACAGTTCAGCTTTTGCCGTCTTTACTGCAGTGGTCCTCGCCAGCAGGGCTGTGGCCCACCACAAGTAAGAATAACAGCACACATACACTCAGTAAGAAGGTTTTCCTGGACTGTGCTCCAGACTTTAAAGAAAATGCTTTATTAATAGAAaagtgtctgtctctctcttctttGTTGCTCTGCAGATGGTACATTGAAAAGTTTGAAGACTACCCTAAAAACAGGAAGGCGTTGATTCCCTTTCTGTTctagaaaacacagagaacttAAGCAGAAGATTGAAAAGGGCCGTACATCTTGCAGCGGTTGAGAGGATCGttcccttcatttttttttttaattcaggaAAACTCTGATGTCTGAACAAGCCTTGAAGATACCGAATCGTTCTCAttgaaaacagacacacacagtttgGATGCTTGTAAGAGATCTCATCCAAGCTGTGAGCAACCAACAGTTAAAAGCCATCAtcttaaaaagatttttattgttgCCATTACTTTGGTAATAATATCCGTAAAGCACCATGGAACCTCAGCAAGCGTGCACTGAATGTACTGGAAGTGCAGCAACATTTGGTGCTCCGCCAGAGGAAATAAGATAGTGAACGACGTGCACCTCAACAGCAATACATTGGATTTATAACACTGTGCACCAGCAATAAACAGCTTTAAGACTCTCCTCTGATCTGCATATTCTCCCAGATGGAGCATAAATTTGGGAATGCAAAGCAGACATTTAAAGTTTTCATTAATCCTCGAGACTCATCTGTTGAAAATCCatctttttaacatttattcaaattaaATAGACAGAGTGTGGAGGCGTGAATTAACTTCAACCCGCTTGCCTGCTGCATTTTGCTCTGGGTGTCATCAGAGAGATTTTCTACTGACCTCATCATCTCCAGCTCCTGGAAGAGAAGCCGCTTTGGAATAAAAGGTAACTGCGTCTGTTGGCCTGCAAAGACTGAGACTATATCAGGCCTGTCTCCAGCTAGTGGGCTGCAGGAAAAATCAGATGGAGATCAAGCGCGGCTCAATAACTCAACCATGCCTGAAATGAAAAGACGAGA from Acanthochromis polyacanthus isolate Apoly-LR-REF ecotype Palm Island chromosome 11, KAUST_Apoly_ChrSc, whole genome shotgun sequence includes the following:
- the srd5a1 gene encoding 3-oxo-5-alpha-steroid 4-dehydrogenase 1 isoform X2 — translated: MYNGYMQVRYLSHYAEYPASWITQPCFIIGSVLWLLGWLVNVHSDHILRNLRKPGETGYKIPTGGMFEYVSGANFLGEITEWAGFALAGHSVHSSAFAVFTAVVLASRAVAHHKWYIEKFEDYPKNRKALIPFLF